The following nucleotide sequence is from Methylocella sp..
GAAACCCTGCCGATGACGCTGCAATTGGCGGCGGTCGCGGTCGCGATGGCGCTTTGCATTTCAGCGCTCATCGGCATTCCGGGCGGCTTGGCCCCTGGCCGCTGGCCGGACCGGCTCGCGTTCTACCTGTCGTCGATTTTCATATCCCTGCCCAATTTTTGGCTGGGCATCGTTCTGACGCTGCTGTTGTCGGTTAAGCTAGGCTGGCTGCCGGCCATCGGATACGGCGGTTTTGCCTATACTCTGCTGCCAGCGCTTGTCCTCGCGGTTGAACTGTCGCCGGTGCTCATCCGCACCCTAACCGGGTCGCTTACCTCAATCATGCAGGAGCCATTCATCGCCGTCGGCGCCGTGCGGGGCCTCAGCCGCCGGCGCATTATTGCGAACCATGCATTGCGCAACGCCTCGGTGCCGCTCCTGAACTTGCTCGGCGTCCAATTCAGTGGGCTGCTCGGCGGCGTGCTCATCGTGGAATACATCTTCGACTACCCAGGTCTCGGGCTGCTGACGATCAATGCAGTGTTGCAGCGCGATTTTCCATTGATCCAAGGCATCGCCATCGTCACAAGCGCTATCTTCGTCTTCATCAACATCGCCGTCGATCTCGCCGCAACGATGATCGACCCGAGACTCGAATACTGATGAGCGCCGTCGACGCCATAGGCCTCGCCGAGCCGGTCAAGCGCGCCGGAGGCTCCGTAGCGCGGCGGATCTGGCGGCTCGCCATCGCATCCACGGAGTTCCGCATTGGGCTTGCGGTCTTCCTGATGCTCGCTATCGCCACGGCGATCTATCCCGAACTCAGCGGCATCGATCCGACGCACATGGACGTGAAGGCGCGTTTGCTCGGCCCGATGTTCCTGGGGCCGCATTGGAGCGTCGCGCACCCGCTTGGCACGGATCAGATCGGCCGCGATATGCTGGTGCGCTGCCTTATCGGGCTGCGCTATTCGTTCTTGATCGGCGTCGCGACTGTTATTTTGATGCTCTTCATCGGATGCGCCCTCGGCCTGTTCGCCGGTTATTATGGCGGCATCATCGATACCCTGATCATGCGTCTGACTGACGCGCAGCTGTCGATCCCGATGATCATTCTCGCGATCGCGGTTCTGGGCGTTTCGCGACCGACCATCCCCGCGATTATCCTCGTCCTTGGCCTCTCAAGTTGGCCAGTTTATGCACGGGTGATGCGGAGCGTTGTGATGAACGAGCGGGGCCGCGAATATGTCCGCGCCGCACAGATCATGGGCGCGTCGGATTGGCGCATCATGGTCGGCCTTATCGCGCCGCTGGTGCTGCCGCCGATCATTTTCGTGTCTGTCCTCGACATCGCCCGGATGATGATCTTCGAATCGATCCTCGGCTTCATCGGCCTTGGCGTGCAGCCGCCGACGCCGACGTTCGGCAACATTATAGCCGATGGCCGCAAGTATCTCTTGGATGCTTGGTGGATCGCCACGGTGCCCGGCATTTTTCTGTGCCTGAACTTGACAAGCATCAATCTTATGGGCGCCTCGCTTGAACGCGCGCGTCATCGGATCTTTGGGGGACTGGCATGAGCTCCTTGGAGCCGATCCTGCGCGTCCGCAACCTTTCCGCCGGCATAGCGGGCGCAGAATGCTCGATCATCGCCGACGTCAGCTTCGACCTCGCGCCGCGCGAGATACTCGGCATCATCGGGGCGACCGGGTCCGGTAAGACGGTGTTGTCCCGAGCGATCGTCAATTGGCTCGAGCCGCCGCTCGTTGCGACAGGCGGATCAGTGTCCTTCAAGGGCCAGGACATATTGCATCTGCCAGGCCGCGCGATGCGCGGGCTGCGGCGGGAGATCGCATATGTTGGCGCCAATCCCATGGGCGCGCTCGATCCAACGCTGGCGGTAGGGCCTCAGATCGTGGAGAAGCTCCATGCGGTCGCGCCCGAGGTCGGCCGCGATGAGGCGAAGCGACGGGTCATCGAGCTTCTTGACGCCGTGCGGATTCCATCGGCGCGGACGCGCTTTCACGACTTTCCTTCGCAGTTCAGCGGAGGAATGATGCAGCGCGCGCTTATCGTTGACGCTCTTGTCTCGAACCCAGCCTTTCTCGTCGCGGATAATGTCACGCAGCCGCTCGATGTCACCGTGGCCGCTCAGGTGCTGCGGCTGCTGCGCGAACTGACCGAGCGGTTTGAAACGGCGATTGTTTTCGTCTCATCATCGCTTCCGATCGTCTGCGATGCCGCCAACATGATCCTCGTTCTCGACGAGGGGAGGGTGGTTGAGCAGAAATCGAGAGATGCGCTGATCGCTCATCCCTCGCACCCCTATACCGTCGATCTGCTCGCTCGAACGCCGAAGATCTGGAGCGGCACGTCGACGCCGACGCGCCCGCAGGCAATTGGAGAGCCTGTGCTCAGCGTCCGCGGCGCTTCGCGCAGCTATCATCTGCGGCGGCGCGGCAGTTTTGCCGGCAAGAGTGAAGTTCGCGCAGTGCGCAACGTAAACTTCGATGTCTATGCCGGCGAAAACTTTGGCATCGTCGGCGAGTCCGGTTGCGGTAAATCCAGTCTCATGCGGCTGCTCAGCCGCCTGGAGCGCCCTGACAGCGGCCAGATCCTGTGCGGCGGCGTCGATATGGCGACGTTATCTGGTCGCGAGCTTCTGGCCTTTCGGCGCAAGGTGCAATTGGTGCTTCAGGACCCATTCGGGTCGCTCCCGCCGCGCACGGCGATCGGAGCGATGATCGAGGCGCCGTTGCGGGTTCATGGCGAGCGGGACGGCAAGGTCCGCCGTGAGCGCGTTCTCGCCATGATGCGGGAAGTCGGGCTCTCGCCAAACCTGTACGATCAGCTGCCGCTTGGCCTCAGCGCAGGCCAGCGTCAGCGGATCAACGTCGCGCGCGCGATGATTCTCGAACCGCATATTCTGATCATGGATGAGACGCTGTCGGCCCTAGACCAGTCGGAGCAATTGAAGCTGCTCGACCTGTTCGAGAGGCTACAGGCCAAGCACCGGCTGACCTACATTTTTATCTCGCACGATATGGCCCTGGTGCGGCGGACTTGCGACCGCGTAGCCGTGATGTACTTGGGCGAGGTTGTCGAGGTCAGCCGCAACGAGCGTCTGTTTTTCGATCCCGGTCACCCCTATAGCCGCGCGCTTCTCAGCGCCATACCGACCTTGGAGGAGCGGCGCTACCGAGCCGAAGATTGCCTGCTCGATGGCGAACCGCCGAACCCAATTGATCTGCCCATCGGCTGCGGCTTCGCCGGTCGTTGCCCCAATGCCTACGATCGTTGCCGGGCTGAGAGCCCTAATCTTCTGGCGCGCGGCGACCACGATCTTGCGGCCTGCTTCCTGGTTGAGACGAAATGGGCGCCGGCGCTGGAGGAGGCGCACCCATGATGCCCGGCGCCGCCGCCCCCCAAATTTGCCTTGATTCCAGCCCGGTTACGCTGCATGCGAGAGCGTTGGCGAAGCGCCCGCCCCGCCCGATGAGAATCCTGGCTATGCCCCTTCCCGATCTGAGGCTC
It contains:
- a CDS encoding ABC transporter permease, whose amino-acid sequence is MSAVDAIGLAEPVKRAGGSVARRIWRLAIASTEFRIGLAVFLMLAIATAIYPELSGIDPTHMDVKARLLGPMFLGPHWSVAHPLGTDQIGRDMLVRCLIGLRYSFLIGVATVILMLFIGCALGLFAGYYGGIIDTLIMRLTDAQLSIPMIILAIAVLGVSRPTIPAIILVLGLSSWPVYARVMRSVVMNERGREYVRAAQIMGASDWRIMVGLIAPLVLPPIIFVSVLDIARMMIFESILGFIGLGVQPPTPTFGNIIADGRKYLLDAWWIATVPGIFLCLNLTSINLMGASLERARHRIFGGLA
- a CDS encoding ABC transporter ATP-binding protein, with amino-acid sequence MSSLEPILRVRNLSAGIAGAECSIIADVSFDLAPREILGIIGATGSGKTVLSRAIVNWLEPPLVATGGSVSFKGQDILHLPGRAMRGLRREIAYVGANPMGALDPTLAVGPQIVEKLHAVAPEVGRDEAKRRVIELLDAVRIPSARTRFHDFPSQFSGGMMQRALIVDALVSNPAFLVADNVTQPLDVTVAAQVLRLLRELTERFETAIVFVSSSLPIVCDAANMILVLDEGRVVEQKSRDALIAHPSHPYTVDLLARTPKIWSGTSTPTRPQAIGEPVLSVRGASRSYHLRRRGSFAGKSEVRAVRNVNFDVYAGENFGIVGESGCGKSSLMRLLSRLERPDSGQILCGGVDMATLSGRELLAFRRKVQLVLQDPFGSLPPRTAIGAMIEAPLRVHGERDGKVRRERVLAMMREVGLSPNLYDQLPLGLSAGQRQRINVARAMILEPHILIMDETLSALDQSEQLKLLDLFERLQAKHRLTYIFISHDMALVRRTCDRVAVMYLGEVVEVSRNERLFFDPGHPYSRALLSAIPTLEERRYRAEDCLLDGEPPNPIDLPIGCGFAGRCPNAYDRCRAESPNLLARGDHDLAACFLVETKWAPALEEAHP
- a CDS encoding ABC transporter permease produces the protein MEILSFLARRITQGLVIVFLVSALIFTLLRVVPGDPVRLMAGGMAPEALINEIATKMGLRDPIPVQFMRYMGHVARGDLGESFVRPANGASTGGSSFDDSTRGERAKVLDLIGETLPMTLQLAAVAVAMALCISALIGIPGGLAPGRWPDRLAFYLSSIFISLPNFWLGIVLTLLLSVKLGWLPAIGYGGFAYTLLPALVLAVELSPVLIRTLTGSLTSIMQEPFIAVGAVRGLSRRRIIANHALRNASVPLLNLLGVQFSGLLGGVLIVEYIFDYPGLGLLTINAVLQRDFPLIQGIAIVTSAIFVFINIAVDLAATMIDPRLEY